A window of the Natronomonas salina genome harbors these coding sequences:
- a CDS encoding NADH-quinone oxidoreductase subunit B, with translation MSSEQELHDTVSTQESRMGKGVDNRFNSKLREAFGSTPFILTKFDKFMNWVRSSSMFMMQFGIACCSIEMMHTYAIKHDLDRFGAGVPRASPRQADVMIVPGTIVSKFGPRMKRVYDQMPEPKFVVGMGNCTASGGPFHEGYNVVKGAEQIIPVDIQVPGCPPRPEALIYGIAKLQERIANGESSPVVVKSYELEQFGDLDRDELVQHLADQIDEDDLVMRYNWVDSP, from the coding sequence ATGAGCAGCGAACAGGAACTCCACGACACAGTATCGACGCAGGAATCCCGGATGGGGAAGGGTGTCGACAACCGGTTCAACTCGAAGCTGCGTGAGGCGTTCGGCTCGACGCCGTTCATCCTCACGAAGTTCGACAAGTTCATGAACTGGGTGCGGAGCTCGTCGATGTTCATGATGCAGTTCGGGATCGCCTGCTGCAGCATCGAGATGATGCACACCTACGCGATCAAACACGACCTCGATCGCTTCGGTGCCGGCGTCCCCCGGGCGTCGCCGCGGCAGGCCGACGTGATGATCGTCCCCGGGACGATCGTCTCGAAGTTCGGCCCGCGGATGAAGCGCGTGTACGACCAGATGCCCGAACCCAAGTTCGTCGTCGGGATGGGCAACTGCACGGCGTCCGGCGGCCCCTTCCACGAGGGGTACAACGTCGTCAAGGGCGCCGAACAGATCATCCCGGTCGACATCCAGGTCCCGGGCTGTCCGCCCCGGCCGGAGGCGCTGATCTACGGCATCGCGAAGCTCCAGGAGCGCATCGCCAACGGCGAGTCCTCGCCGGTCGTGGTGAAGTCCTACGAGCTCGAGCAGTTCGGCGACCTCGACCGCGACGAACTGGTACAGCACCTCGCAGACCAGATCGACGAGGACGACCTCGTCATGCGGTACAACTGGGTCGACTCGCCATGA